The nucleotide window TGACTCTTTTATCAAAACCATGGAAACAGACGACATGGTTTTTGGGCGTACCTATTTTTTTAAGCCTTTTCAAGACTGGATTGTTCCTATCCGCAAAGCCATGCGCAACCCTGATGGAAGCGTCCATCACGTCATTACAGCCGCCTTGCGTTTGGAGGATTCTTTTGGGCATTTGGTTAAAAACATCGACCATGAAAACCGTTATCTTTCACTGATTGTGCGTGAGGATATGCGCGTGCAATACGCCAGCAATGGGCAAGAGCCTAACTACAACATCTACCAAGACGCGCTTTCGCACAGCAAACAAGAAGCAATGAAAAAAGCGGTAGAAAAAACCCACGCAAGTGCGTTGGGTAGTTTTTGGCGTTCACGCCAACCTCTCTCTTTTGTCTACGACGCAGAAGAAACTTCCCGGCTAGTCTCCTTCCAATACGACGCAACGTACAAGCTTTGGTTTGTTCTCATGACGCAGATGAAGCTTCTTTGGATGGATTTTGCCAAGTTATTGGGAACCTATTTTCTCATTTTTGTATGTGTGGAAGGGTTGCTTTATTTTCTCTTTCGCATCATTGCTACCGCTGAAGCCAAACGCAGGGCCGAGTTGTTACACCAAGCCACCCACGACCAGCTCACCGGCCTTTTAAACCGAAACTACCTCAAAGACAACATCCAGCAGTGGATTTACCCCAAAGCGCCCCCTTTTGGATTGCTGTACATAGATTTGGATAATTTTAAAAACGTTAATGATAGTTTTGGTCACCAGCATGGAGATGTGCTCCTAAGAGAACTTGCCCAACGTTTACGCGCCATTTTGCCAAAAAATGCGCTCTTACTGCGCCACGGGGGCGATGAGTTTATTTTACTAACACTTGCCCACGAGGATAACACTCTGTTAGCTTTGGCAAAAGAACTCATCACAACTGCTTCAGCCCCTTACCACATCAATGCCATGCGTTTACATGTAGGGGCAAGCGTTGGAATTGCCAAATACCCTGCCCACGGGCAAACCATTAACGAACTCTTGCGGGCAGCGGACATTGCCATGTACGAATCCAAACGCCTCAAAAACAGCGCTCATTTGTTTAAAAACACCATGCAAGAAGGGTACTTGCGCAATGTCAACATCGAACAAGCCCTTCGCAGCGCCATCGAAAACCGTGAATTTTTCATGGTATACCAACCTCAAATAAGCACCCAAGGCGCTTTTTACGGCGTGGAAGCCTTAGCTCGCTGGAACAGTCCTATTTTAGGCAATGTGCCTCCCGATGCCTTTATCCCTGTGGCGGAGGCTTCTGGGCAGATGCCTGCTCTTGGCCGGTGCATTATTGAAGCCAGTTTTGCCGATATTAAAGGGGTCCAACAGGCCCTTGGCCGCACCTTTTACACCTCCATCAACCTCTCCGCCCGCCAACTGCTTGAGCCTGATTTTGCGGCCTATTTTATTGGCAAAATGCGCGAAGAGGGCATCCAAGGGGTGTGGGCGGCGTTGGAAATTACTGAGAGTTTACTGATTGAAGATGTTGGAAGTATTTTACCCCTACTCCAAGAGCTCAAAGCCCATGGCATCAAGCTTTCTATGGATGATTTTGGCACGGGGTACTCTTCGTTGAGCATGTTGCGCATGCTTCCCATCGATGAGCTTAAAATCGACAAAAGTTTTATCGATACGGTTTTGCTGGACAAGGGTGCCCAACAAATGGTGCAAAGTATCATCACCATTGGCAAAAACCTGGAAATGGACGTGGTTGCCGAGGGTATTGAGACCAAAGAACAGCTAGACATGCTGACCCATTTTGGGTGCGACAGGTTCCAAGGTTACTACTTTGCGCGTCCCCTTGACAAAGAAGCATTGGCTGATTTTATACAAGAAAACCACCCTTACATGTAAAGGTTTTTTCTTCCCTCTTAGCAAACTTCGTGTACAATACCACGAAAATATCACAGGGAGTTTTTATGGAACGCAAACGTATTTATAACCCAAACTCTAACGAAAGCCTAGGTGATCGCAAAATTTTTGGCGGAAATCCCCACGGCATCTTGAACTTCACCAAAGCCAAATACACCTGGGCACTCAAACTCTGGGACTACATGGAAGGCAACACGTGGTTTCCCAAAGAAGTGGACACCACCAAAGACGTGCTTGATTACAACCGCAACCTCACGGACGCCGAAAAACGCATGTATGACCTTGTCTGGTCGCAGCTTATCAGCATGGACAGCTTCCAGACCAACAACCTCGCGGACAACATCAACCCCTACATTACCGCTCCCGAGATTAACGCATGCCTTGCCCGTCAAGCGTACGAAGAAGCCAACCACTCCAAATCCTACGCGGTCATGGTCGAAGCCATTTGCGACAACACCGACCTCATTTACGAAATGGAAAAACACGACGAAGTAT belongs to Sulfurospirillum tamanense and includes:
- a CDS encoding bifunctional diguanylate cyclase/phosphodiesterase; its protein translation is MALLKKNIWSIFYILTALFTLYFGFVSYLQWQRLFANAKSSQENTLRLIANSTQALYRTNEVMLDILGHRFLEDDSYQDNQSAMAILDAALEKSPAIISIALVNPQGAMLFATNNLDVSTFPNLLEQPESRDSFIKTMETDDMVFGRTYFFKPFQDWIVPIRKAMRNPDGSVHHVITAALRLEDSFGHLVKNIDHENRYLSLIVREDMRVQYASNGQEPNYNIYQDALSHSKQEAMKKAVEKTHASALGSFWRSRQPLSFVYDAEETSRLVSFQYDATYKLWFVLMTQMKLLWMDFAKLLGTYFLIFVCVEGLLYFLFRIIATAEAKRRAELLHQATHDQLTGLLNRNYLKDNIQQWIYPKAPPFGLLYIDLDNFKNVNDSFGHQHGDVLLRELAQRLRAILPKNALLLRHGGDEFILLTLAHEDNTLLALAKELITTASAPYHINAMRLHVGASVGIAKYPAHGQTINELLRAADIAMYESKRLKNSAHLFKNTMQEGYLRNVNIEQALRSAIENREFFMVYQPQISTQGAFYGVEALARWNSPILGNVPPDAFIPVAEASGQMPALGRCIIEASFADIKGVQQALGRTFYTSINLSARQLLEPDFAAYFIGKMREEGIQGVWAALEITESLLIEDVGSILPLLQELKAHGIKLSMDDFGTGYSSLSMLRMLPIDELKIDKSFIDTVLLDKGAQQMVQSIITIGKNLEMDVVAEGIETKEQLDMLTHFGCDRFQGYYFARPLDKEALADFIQENHPYM